One window of Vibrio sinaloensis genomic DNA carries:
- the dksA gene encoding RNA polymerase-binding protein DksA, with amino-acid sequence MPESKKKALGILAIAGVEPYQEKAGEEYMSPEQLAHFTKILSAWRNQLREEVDRTVHHMQDEAANFPDPVDRASQEEEFSLELRNRDRERRLIKKIEKTLNKIEEDDFGFCESCGIEIGIRRLEARPTADLCIDCKTLAEIKEKQMQG; translated from the coding sequence ATGCCAGAATCAAAGAAAAAAGCGCTAGGCATCCTAGCCATTGCAGGGGTTGAGCCATATCAAGAGAAAGCGGGTGAAGAGTACATGTCACCTGAGCAACTGGCTCATTTTACAAAAATTCTATCGGCTTGGCGCAACCAGCTCAGGGAAGAAGTTGACCGCACTGTGCATCACATGCAGGACGAAGCAGCAAACTTTCCCGATCCCGTTGACCGTGCTTCTCAAGAGGAAGAGTTTAGCTTAGAACTACGCAACCGTGACCGTGAGCGTCGTCTAATCAAAAAGATTGAAAAAACGCTAAATAAAATCGAAGAAGACGATTTTGGTTTCTGTGAATCTTGTGGTATCGAAATTGGCATCCGTCGCCTAGAAGCGCGTCCAACTGCAGACCTGTGTATCGACTGTAAAACACTGGCTGAAATCAAAGAAAAGCAGATGCAAGGGTAA
- the folK gene encoding 2-amino-4-hydroxy-6-hydroxymethyldihydropteridine diphosphokinase, translating to MMRVFIAVGSNLSSPVAQANAAIEALKTLPKSQFVCPSSLYSSTPMGPQNQPDYINAVVEINTELTPLELLDCTQAIELEQGRVRKEERWGPRTLDLDILLYGNEVMDSERLTVPHYGMKEREFVLYPLAEIAPNLTLPCGTRLEDLLKVVEQNGLRIWQS from the coding sequence ATGATGCGTGTGTTCATTGCTGTTGGGAGCAACCTCAGCTCGCCAGTAGCACAAGCCAATGCCGCTATCGAAGCGCTCAAAACCCTGCCTAAATCGCAGTTCGTTTGTCCTTCGTCACTCTATAGCAGCACGCCGATGGGGCCACAAAACCAACCCGACTACATTAACGCCGTGGTTGAGATCAACACAGAATTAACGCCACTTGAACTACTTGATTGCACCCAAGCGATTGAACTAGAGCAAGGGCGTGTCCGTAAGGAAGAGCGTTGGGGCCCAAGAACCCTAGATCTCGATATCCTTCTTTATGGCAATGAGGTGATGGATTCCGAGCGACTGACCGTTCCTCACTATGGAATGAAAGAGCGCGAATTTGTGCTCTACCCGCTTGCTGAGATCGCACCAAATTTAACCCTCCCATGTGGGACCAGACTGGAAGACTTACTCAAAGTCGTCGAGCAAAACGGTCTGCGTATTTGGCAATCATAG
- the gluQRS gene encoding tRNA glutamyl-Q(34) synthetase GluQRS, with product MSYIGRFAPSPSGPLHFGSLVAALGSYFQAKSHHGKWLVRIEDLDPPREMPGASDLILKTLEAYHLFWDGEVVYQSQRHSLYQQQIDNWLDSGQAYYCQCTRKQIKALGGFYRGTCRELGLSNEQPCAIRLKMTEPVYQFQDQKHGTLSIPQQLADEDFIIKRRDGLFAYNLAVVLDDIDQGVTEVVRGADLIEPTGRQISLYKMLGIRPVRYLHLPLALDINGQKLSKQNHAPAVDNHNPKPALLDAMTFLGFDIDKEISELSVAELIEWGIAHWHLSQLPDVTEITPIFSNCSP from the coding sequence ATGAGTTATATTGGTCGCTTTGCCCCCTCTCCATCAGGTCCACTGCATTTCGGATCTTTAGTGGCTGCACTCGGTAGCTATTTTCAAGCCAAATCTCATCATGGCAAGTGGCTCGTACGCATTGAAGATCTTGATCCGCCCAGAGAAATGCCTGGCGCCAGTGATTTGATCTTAAAAACCTTAGAGGCGTATCATCTGTTTTGGGATGGCGAGGTGGTGTATCAAAGCCAGCGCCACAGCTTGTATCAACAGCAAATTGATAATTGGTTAGATTCAGGTCAAGCCTACTACTGTCAGTGCACGCGCAAACAGATCAAGGCACTGGGCGGCTTTTACCGCGGTACCTGTCGTGAGCTTGGGCTAAGCAACGAGCAACCCTGTGCGATTCGATTGAAAATGACCGAGCCGGTTTATCAGTTTCAAGACCAAAAACACGGAACGCTCTCAATCCCACAGCAGCTCGCCGATGAAGATTTTATTATCAAACGCCGTGATGGCTTGTTTGCCTATAATCTCGCGGTAGTATTGGATGATATCGACCAAGGGGTCACTGAAGTCGTGCGCGGCGCTGACCTCATCGAGCCCACTGGCAGACAAATCAGCTTGTATAAAATGCTCGGCATCCGCCCTGTACGCTACTTGCACCTGCCGCTGGCTCTGGATATCAATGGTCAAAAGTTGTCCAAACAGAACCACGCCCCGGCGGTCGATAATCACAATCCAAAGCCGGCATTGCTGGATGCAATGACATTCTTAGGGTTTGATATTGATAAAGAAATTAGCGAGTTATCGGTAGCCGAGTTAATTGAATGGGGCATTGCACATTGGCACCTTTCTCAACTGCCCGATGTCACTGAAATAACACCAATATTCTCAAACTGCTCGCCGTAA
- the panC gene encoding pantoate--beta-alanine ligase, whose translation MQTFAEIAALREQIKQYKREGRRIAFVPTMGNLHEGHLTLVRKAREHADIVVVSIFVNPMQFDRADDLNNYPRTLEDDLSKLSAEAVELVFTPTPEIIYPQGVENQTSVEVPGLSSMLEGASRPGHFRGVATVVTKLFNIVQPDVACFGEKDFQQLAVIRKMVEDLAMDIEIIGVATVREMDGLAMSSRNGLLTLDERQRAPVLARTMRWISSAIRGGRDDYASVIEDASDQLRAAGLQPDEIFIRDARTLHAITAETTQAVILMSAFLGKARLIDNQVVDLVIDSKDEDPHSAQSANAE comes from the coding sequence ATGCAAACTTTTGCTGAAATTGCTGCGCTTCGCGAGCAAATCAAACAATACAAACGTGAAGGGCGCAGGATTGCATTTGTCCCTACCATGGGTAATTTGCACGAAGGCCATCTAACCTTAGTTCGCAAAGCGCGTGAACACGCAGACATCGTGGTGGTGAGCATCTTTGTCAATCCAATGCAGTTTGATCGTGCTGACGATCTGAATAACTACCCGCGTACGTTAGAAGACGATCTGAGCAAGCTGAGCGCTGAAGCGGTTGAGCTGGTCTTTACCCCTACGCCAGAGATCATCTATCCGCAAGGTGTCGAGAACCAAACCTCAGTTGAAGTGCCTGGCCTATCCAGTATGTTAGAGGGCGCTTCTCGCCCTGGCCATTTCCGCGGCGTCGCCACTGTGGTCACCAAACTGTTTAATATCGTGCAGCCTGACGTGGCCTGCTTTGGCGAGAAAGACTTCCAACAACTTGCTGTGATCCGCAAAATGGTCGAAGACTTAGCGATGGACATTGAGATCATCGGTGTGGCAACCGTACGCGAAATGGACGGCCTCGCCATGAGCTCACGCAACGGTCTGCTCACACTCGATGAGCGCCAACGTGCGCCAGTTCTGGCTCGCACGATGCGCTGGATCAGCAGCGCCATCCGCGGCGGTCGCGATGACTATGCCTCTGTCATTGAAGATGCCAGTGACCAACTGCGAGCGGCCGGGTTACAGCCGGATGAAATCTTTATTCGCGATGCACGAACGCTGCATGCGATCACCGCAGAAACGACTCAGGCAGTGATCTTAATGTCGGCCTTCTTGGGCAAAGCTCGACTGATAGATAACCAAGTGGTGGACTTGGTGATTGATAGCAAGGATGAAGACCCTCATTCCGCGCAGTCAGCAAACGCAGAATAA
- the sfsA gene encoding DNA/RNA nuclease SfsA: MKFQPPLAPATLIQRYKRFLADITLGDGSQRTIHCANTGAMTGCAEPGDTVWFSTSDNPKRKYPNSWELTETKQGHRICVNTARANTLAVEAIQNGVISELQGYDQLLTEVKYGNENSRIDILLKSQNKPTCYIEVKSVTLLDEQGQGYFPDAVTTRGQKHLRELTEMAQSGSRAVLLFTVLHSGIEKVSPALHIDAKYSQLLKDAQEQGVEVLCYKAQLSSNEIKLVKSLKFSQ; this comes from the coding sequence ATGAAGTTCCAGCCGCCTTTGGCGCCCGCCACTCTCATTCAGCGCTACAAACGATTTTTAGCCGATATAACGTTAGGCGATGGCAGCCAACGTACCATTCATTGTGCCAACACCGGCGCGATGACTGGGTGCGCCGAACCCGGTGATACCGTTTGGTTCTCAACCTCGGATAATCCTAAACGCAAGTACCCCAATAGTTGGGAGCTCACAGAAACCAAGCAAGGACACCGAATCTGCGTCAATACTGCCCGAGCCAACACCCTCGCGGTAGAGGCGATACAAAACGGCGTGATTTCCGAGTTGCAAGGTTATGATCAGTTGCTCACCGAAGTGAAATATGGCAATGAAAATAGTCGGATTGATATCTTGCTCAAATCACAAAATAAACCAACGTGCTATATAGAGGTGAAAAGCGTCACCTTATTGGATGAACAAGGACAAGGTTACTTTCCAGATGCCGTCACCACTCGTGGTCAAAAGCATCTGCGCGAGCTAACCGAAATGGCGCAATCTGGAAGCAGAGCGGTACTTTTATTCACTGTTTTACATTCAGGGATTGAAAAAGTGTCTCCGGCACTCCATATAGACGCGAAATACTCACAATTACTTAAAGATGCACAAGAACAAGGGGTGGAAGTCCTGTGCTACAAGGCACAGCTTTCAAGCAATGAGATAAAACTGGTCAAGTCACTCAAATTCAGTCAATAG
- a CDS encoding ABC transporter permease: MYRLYWVAFRSLLGKEINRFTRIWVQTLVPPAITMTLYFIIFGNLIGSRIGQMNGFSYMEYIVPGLIMMSVITNSYSNVASSFFSAKLQKNIEELLVAPVPNYVIIAGYVMGGVTRGLLVGAIVTCVSLLFVDLQVEHWGIIVATVFMTSVVFALGGLINAVYAKTFDDISIIPTFVLTPLTYLGGVFYSISLLPEFWQGVSKINPIVYMVNAFRYGFLGVSDVGIVTSFGVLSVFVVALYAVAHYLVTKGIGLRS; the protein is encoded by the coding sequence ATGTATCGTCTCTATTGGGTTGCGTTTCGCAGCTTGCTAGGCAAAGAGATCAATCGCTTCACCCGTATTTGGGTGCAAACTTTGGTGCCACCAGCGATCACTATGACGCTTTACTTCATTATCTTTGGCAACTTGATTGGATCTCGCATCGGCCAGATGAACGGTTTCAGCTACATGGAGTATATTGTGCCAGGCCTGATCATGATGTCGGTGATCACTAACTCTTACTCGAATGTGGCTTCGTCGTTTTTTAGTGCCAAGTTACAGAAGAACATCGAAGAGTTACTGGTTGCGCCGGTCCCTAATTACGTGATTATCGCGGGTTATGTGATGGGCGGTGTGACCCGTGGTTTATTGGTGGGTGCAATCGTCACTTGTGTTTCTTTGTTATTCGTTGATCTTCAGGTTGAACATTGGGGCATCATTGTCGCCACCGTCTTTATGACCTCGGTGGTGTTTGCTCTGGGTGGGTTGATCAACGCTGTGTACGCTAAAACCTTTGATGATATCTCAATCATTCCGACATTCGTGTTAACGCCACTGACTTATTTGGGTGGGGTATTCTACTCGATCAGTCTGTTGCCCGAGTTTTGGCAAGGGGTGTCGAAAATCAATCCGATTGTCTACATGGTGAACGCGTTTCGATATGGTTTCTTGGGAGTGTCGGACGTGGGAATCGTTACTTCATTTGGCGTGCTGAGTGTGTTTGTTGTTGCTTTGTATGCAGTCGCCCATTACTTAGTAACCAAAGGGATAGGTCTCAGAAGTTAA
- the pcnB gene encoding polynucleotide adenylyltransferase PcnB: MHMNKIDDTASEATVFSELALNIITRQEHNISRKQISDNALKVLYRLHGAGFDAYLVGGGVRDLLLGQQPKDFDIATNATPEQIRQLFKNCRLIGRRFRLAHIMFGRDIIEVATFRGHHQEPSKNVAQQSKEGMLLRDNVYGTIDEDAERRDFTVNAMYYNIGDYSIHDYARGIEDLEDKLIRLIGDPATRYREDPVRMLRAIRFAVKLDFDIEEDTAAPIEELATLLQDIPAARLYEESLKMLQSGHGLETYHLMREYNLFQQLFPTIAEYFTDDYSSPTEQMLDLVLDSTDQRIEEGKRINPAFMFAAMLWYPLQERAQLLMEKRKLSYYDAIMEASNYVLDEQVRTIAIPRRHTATIREIWQLQLRLPRRSGKRAFRLMELNKFRAGFDFLEMRGEIEQGDTQLLAKWWQTFQNAGRNMRQAMVADLDASSEGQPRQRRRKSSRKKKPKASS, encoded by the coding sequence ATGCACATGAACAAAATCGACGATACAGCAAGCGAGGCGACCGTGTTTTCCGAACTCGCTTTAAATATTATTACTCGCCAAGAGCATAACATCTCGCGCAAACAGATCAGTGATAATGCATTGAAGGTGCTATACCGTCTTCATGGTGCAGGCTTTGATGCCTATCTTGTTGGGGGTGGAGTGCGCGACCTGCTCCTCGGCCAGCAGCCAAAAGATTTCGATATCGCGACCAATGCTACCCCGGAACAGATTCGCCAGTTGTTTAAAAACTGCCGATTGATTGGGCGCCGATTCCGCCTTGCGCACATTATGTTTGGCCGCGACATTATCGAAGTAGCTACGTTCCGCGGACACCATCAAGAGCCGAGTAAAAACGTCGCGCAACAGTCGAAAGAAGGCATGTTATTGCGTGACAATGTCTATGGCACCATAGATGAAGACGCCGAACGCCGCGACTTTACCGTCAACGCCATGTATTACAATATCGGCGACTACTCTATCCACGACTACGCTCGTGGTATCGAAGATTTAGAAGACAAGCTTATCCGCTTAATTGGCGATCCAGCGACGCGTTATCGTGAAGACCCAGTGCGCATGCTACGCGCGATCCGTTTTGCGGTGAAACTGGATTTCGATATCGAAGAAGACACAGCTGCGCCGATCGAAGAGCTGGCAACCTTGCTGCAAGATATCCCTGCCGCGCGCTTGTATGAAGAGTCGCTCAAAATGCTCCAATCCGGGCATGGGCTCGAGACCTATCATCTTATGCGTGAGTACAACTTGTTCCAGCAGTTATTCCCAACCATCGCGGAATACTTTACTGACGACTACTCTTCGCCTACTGAACAGATGTTAGATTTGGTCCTCGACTCGACTGATCAGCGCATCGAAGAGGGCAAACGCATCAACCCAGCCTTTATGTTCGCCGCGATGTTGTGGTATCCACTGCAAGAGCGCGCTCAATTATTGATGGAAAAGCGTAAACTCTCTTATTACGACGCCATTATGGAAGCGAGCAACTACGTACTTGATGAGCAAGTGCGCACCATCGCTATCCCGCGCCGCCATACCGCGACTATTCGTGAAATTTGGCAGCTGCAATTGCGTCTGCCACGCCGCAGCGGTAAACGCGCTTTCCGCCTAATGGAGCTCAACAAGTTCCGTGCAGGGTTCGATTTCTTAGAAATGCGTGGAGAGATTGAACAAGGCGATACGCAACTGCTAGCGAAATGGTGGCAAACGTTCCAAAATGCCGGACGCAATATGCGCCAGGCGATGGTGGCCGATCTCGATGCCAGCAGTGAAGGTCAGCCAAGACAGCGCCGCCGCAAGAGCAGTCGTAAGAAAAAGCCAAAGGCGTCATCATGA
- the hrpB gene encoding ATP-dependent helicase HrpB, translating into MSQLPIEGVMPALISGVRHCSQLILKAAPGAGKSTYFPLQLLQQQVVSGKIVMLEPRRLAAKNIARYLAKQLGEPVGARVGYRVRGEQRVSSNTQLEIVTEGILTRMLQSDPELNGVDMVIFDEFHERSIHADTALAFCLEVQEALRDDLKLVVMSATLDQAALAALMPEAEYVESEGRSYPVEFRYAPLGAHQRLEEQMAKQILTLIANESGSLLAFLPGVTAIKRVMERLRGLPADIEVFPLYGQLEFSAQQAAILPAEKGKRKIVLATNIAETSLTIEGIRLVVDSGYERVARFDLKNGVTSLEQVRIAQSSAEQRAGRAGRTEPGLCVRLYSQSQLAQQPVTAQPEILHSDLSHLCMELAQWGAQQVSDLRWLDVPNATAVSQARGLLVTLGLLDEQGKLTPEGQRAAKLGVEPRMSAMMVMAKDALPTAAAVAALLEEPEKGVVNFLDSVQRFTQGQHNQQQRVLARSKSLANRLGGDFALPALDTAMVAPLLAMAFPDRIAQARVNQLGRFVLANGHGAEMQDTERLAACDYLVVLDLMRTQSDSSIIFTAVELELDAAEHQLPGLFADVECVDWDESKGRLVAEKQVKLGRLIIRRQALPEPPREKMTQALLNYIRRKGLSVLHWSDKSLELLQRLRCAADWLPEQDWPPLSDQALLDQLQQWLEPYLNGIHSVKGLAQVDLHAALLAYLGWPLNQQVDEWLPTHYQVPTGSSKKIRYQQGQDPVLSVRMQEMFGQQSSPCIALGRKALVLELLSPAQRPLQVTRDLASFWAGAYQQVQKEMKGRYPKHVWPDYPATHVATTKTKRQLNS; encoded by the coding sequence TTGTCACAACTGCCTATTGAAGGCGTGATGCCCGCGCTTATTTCGGGTGTCCGTCACTGTTCGCAACTGATCCTCAAAGCAGCGCCTGGTGCTGGCAAATCGACCTATTTCCCTTTACAACTTCTGCAGCAGCAAGTCGTGAGTGGAAAAATTGTGATGCTGGAGCCGAGACGGCTGGCTGCAAAAAACATTGCGCGTTACCTTGCCAAGCAATTAGGTGAGCCAGTCGGCGCACGAGTCGGTTATCGGGTGCGAGGTGAGCAACGTGTCAGTAGCAACACCCAACTAGAGATCGTCACCGAGGGCATCTTGACCCGAATGCTGCAATCTGACCCAGAGTTAAATGGTGTGGATATGGTGATTTTCGACGAATTTCATGAACGCAGCATTCACGCTGATACCGCTCTTGCATTCTGTCTCGAAGTGCAAGAGGCATTGCGCGATGATCTCAAGCTGGTTGTGATGTCGGCAACCTTAGATCAAGCTGCACTTGCTGCATTGATGCCTGAAGCAGAGTATGTGGAGTCTGAAGGGCGCAGTTATCCGGTTGAGTTTCGTTATGCGCCTCTAGGCGCCCATCAACGCCTTGAAGAGCAGATGGCGAAACAGATCCTCACTCTGATTGCTAATGAGTCAGGTTCACTATTGGCCTTCTTGCCGGGTGTGACGGCGATTAAGCGGGTGATGGAACGTCTTCGTGGCTTACCGGCGGATATCGAGGTTTTTCCCCTATATGGACAGTTAGAATTTAGCGCGCAGCAGGCGGCGATTCTACCCGCAGAAAAAGGCAAGCGTAAAATCGTGCTCGCGACCAATATTGCTGAAACCTCTTTGACCATTGAAGGGATTCGGCTGGTGGTTGATTCTGGGTATGAGAGAGTGGCGAGATTTGATTTGAAAAATGGCGTGACTAGCCTGGAGCAAGTCCGTATCGCTCAATCTTCGGCAGAGCAGAGAGCGGGACGTGCGGGACGAACTGAGCCGGGGCTGTGTGTGCGTCTTTACAGTCAAAGCCAGCTCGCTCAGCAGCCTGTCACTGCGCAACCTGAAATCTTGCACAGCGATCTCTCTCACCTTTGCATGGAGCTTGCGCAGTGGGGTGCTCAGCAGGTGAGCGATCTGCGCTGGTTAGATGTGCCCAATGCGACCGCGGTTAGTCAAGCGCGCGGGTTGCTGGTAACGCTAGGTTTGCTTGATGAGCAAGGCAAACTGACCCCTGAGGGACAACGGGCGGCTAAACTCGGGGTAGAGCCGCGTATGTCCGCGATGATGGTGATGGCCAAAGACGCGCTCCCCACCGCCGCCGCGGTCGCTGCCTTGCTGGAAGAGCCAGAAAAAGGCGTGGTGAACTTTCTCGATAGCGTGCAGCGCTTTACCCAAGGTCAGCATAATCAGCAACAGCGCGTTTTGGCTCGAAGCAAAAGCTTGGCGAATCGTTTGGGTGGCGACTTTGCGCTGCCAGCGCTGGATACCGCTATGGTCGCTCCCTTGTTAGCGATGGCGTTTCCAGATCGAATTGCTCAGGCTCGCGTTAATCAACTTGGACGCTTTGTGTTGGCCAACGGGCATGGCGCCGAAATGCAAGACACAGAAAGGCTTGCGGCCTGTGACTATTTGGTGGTGTTGGATCTGATGCGCACTCAATCTGACTCATCGATAATCTTTACTGCGGTGGAGCTAGAGTTGGATGCGGCTGAGCATCAACTGCCTGGGCTATTTGCTGATGTTGAATGTGTCGATTGGGATGAGAGCAAAGGTCGCTTAGTGGCCGAGAAACAGGTCAAACTCGGCCGCTTAATTATCCGTCGTCAGGCTCTTCCTGAGCCGCCTCGCGAAAAAATGACGCAAGCTTTACTTAACTATATTCGTCGCAAAGGGCTTTCAGTATTACATTGGAGCGATAAAAGTCTCGAGCTGTTGCAGCGTTTACGTTGCGCGGCAGATTGGCTACCGGAGCAGGATTGGCCGCCGCTCAGTGACCAAGCGCTGTTAGATCAGTTGCAACAATGGCTCGAACCTTATCTCAATGGTATTCATTCGGTGAAGGGATTGGCTCAGGTTGACTTGCATGCTGCGTTGCTCGCCTATCTTGGCTGGCCACTAAACCAGCAAGTTGATGAGTGGTTACCAACCCACTACCAAGTACCGACCGGCAGCAGTAAAAAAATTCGCTATCAGCAAGGCCAAGATCCGGTGTTGTCGGTGCGAATGCAAGAGATGTTTGGCCAACAGAGCTCGCCTTGCATTGCGCTCGGACGTAAAGCTTTGGTGCTGGAGTTGCTCTCTCCAGCGCAAAGGCCTTTGCAAGTGACACGTGATTTAGCCAGTTTCTGGGCTGGCGCGTATCAACAAGTGCAAAAAGAGATGAAAGGGCGCTACCCAAAACACGTTTGGCCCGATTATCCTGCGACGCACGTTGCCACAACAAAAACAAAACGACAGTTGAATTCATGA
- a CDS encoding ABC transporter ATP-binding protein has protein sequence MYALEIEQLRKTYAGGFEALKGISLNVEKGDFYALLGPNGAGKSTTIGVISSLVNKTSGRVKVFGYDIDSDLELAKQNLGLVPQEFNFNQFETVEQIVLQQAGYYGVPKAIAKERAKKYLTKLDLWQKRDERSRNLSGGMKRRLMIARALMHEPQLLILDEPTAGVDIELRRSMWAFLKEINSELGITIILTTHYLEEAEMLCRNIGIINKGELIENTTMKSLLSKLQVETFILDLEEGAPEPKLDGVIKQQLVSGSLEIEIEKTRGLNDIFAQLSAQGIKVLSMRNKANRLEELFVSIVREGDK, from the coding sequence ATGTATGCGTTAGAAATTGAACAGCTAAGAAAAACCTATGCAGGTGGCTTTGAAGCGTTGAAGGGCATCAGTCTCAATGTGGAAAAAGGGGACTTTTACGCGCTACTTGGCCCTAATGGTGCCGGTAAATCGACCACGATCGGCGTGATCTCATCACTGGTCAACAAGACCTCGGGGAGAGTGAAAGTATTTGGCTATGACATTGATAGCGATCTTGAACTCGCCAAGCAAAATTTAGGATTGGTGCCGCAAGAGTTTAACTTCAATCAGTTTGAGACAGTGGAGCAAATTGTCTTACAGCAAGCAGGCTATTATGGCGTGCCGAAAGCTATCGCTAAAGAGAGAGCAAAAAAGTACTTAACTAAGCTCGATCTGTGGCAAAAGCGTGATGAACGTTCGCGCAATCTATCGGGAGGCATGAAGCGCCGTTTGATGATTGCTCGTGCACTTATGCACGAACCACAATTGCTGATCCTCGATGAGCCGACTGCTGGGGTCGATATCGAATTGCGCCGCTCAATGTGGGCGTTTCTAAAAGAGATTAACTCTGAACTGGGCATCACGATCATTCTCACCACCCATTATCTTGAAGAAGCGGAAATGCTGTGTCGCAATATCGGCATTATCAATAAAGGCGAGCTGATCGAAAACACCACGATGAAGAGCCTACTCAGTAAGCTGCAAGTAGAAACCTTTATCCTCGATTTGGAAGAGGGCGCGCCAGAGCCCAAGCTCGATGGTGTGATTAAACAGCAATTGGTTTCGGGCTCGCTTGAAATCGAGATTGAGAAAACCCGGGGGCTGAACGATATTTTTGCTCAGTTGTCTGCGCAAGGCATCAAGGTGCTATCGATGCGTAATAAAGCCAACCGCCTTGAAGAGTTGTTTGTCAGTATTGTTCGTGAAGGGGATAAATAA
- the panB gene encoding 3-methyl-2-oxobutanoate hydroxymethyltransferase, whose amino-acid sequence MKKITINDLMTWKQEGRKFATSTAYDASFAQLFESQEMPVLLVGDSLGMVLQGTRDTLPVTVDDIAYHTRCVRAGSPNCLLMADMPFMSYATPEQACENAAKLMRAGANMVKIEGGDWLVDTVKMLTERAVPVCAHLGLTPQSVNIFGGFKVQGREQDKADRMVRDALALQEAGAQVVLLECVPKDLAARITEVCDVPVIGIGAGNVTDGQILVMHDMFGIAANYMPKFSKNFLAETGDMRQAVAKYKQDVESGAFPDDAHTIA is encoded by the coding sequence ATGAAAAAAATTACCATCAATGACCTGATGACTTGGAAGCAAGAAGGTCGTAAGTTTGCCACTTCTACGGCCTATGATGCGAGCTTCGCACAGTTGTTTGAAAGCCAAGAGATGCCTGTCCTGCTTGTCGGTGACTCACTAGGCATGGTGCTACAAGGCACACGTGACACACTGCCCGTGACGGTAGATGACATCGCCTATCATACTCGCTGTGTCCGCGCCGGTAGCCCAAACTGCCTACTGATGGCCGACATGCCGTTTATGAGCTATGCCACGCCAGAGCAAGCTTGCGAAAATGCCGCAAAGCTAATGCGCGCAGGGGCAAACATGGTAAAAATTGAAGGTGGCGATTGGTTAGTCGACACAGTGAAAATGCTGACAGAGCGCGCGGTCCCAGTGTGTGCCCACCTTGGTCTTACCCCGCAGTCAGTCAACATTTTCGGCGGCTTTAAGGTGCAAGGCCGTGAGCAAGATAAAGCTGACCGTATGGTGCGCGACGCCTTAGCGCTACAAGAAGCAGGCGCGCAAGTTGTGCTGCTTGAGTGCGTACCAAAAGACCTTGCAGCGCGCATCACTGAAGTGTGTGATGTGCCGGTGATTGGCATTGGCGCGGGTAATGTCACTGATGGACAAATTTTGGTGATGCACGATATGTTTGGTATCGCCGCGAACTACATGCCTAAGTTTTCAAAGAACTTCCTTGCTGAAACCGGTGACATGCGTCAAGCGGTGGCGAAATACAAGCAAGACGTTGAGAGCGGTGCGTTCCCAGACGACGCCCACACCATTGCTTAA